Proteins from a genomic interval of Chitinophagales bacterium:
- a CDS encoding DUF2797 domain-containing protein — protein MEYAGNLRKMKAHLTDPIEYQMVIGEDLVDMNPLIGQNIKLSYNGQINCKVCGRKTKKSFGEGLCFPCFQNAPQNSPCIIRPELCEGHLGIGRDVAWEEANHVQPHVVYLALSSGVKVGVTRGEQVPTRWIDQGASQAIRLAETPYRQLAGAIEVALKEHLSDKTNWQRMLKNQVAEGVDLLQEKAKAKALLSEDLQQYISEKDDIFTLNYPVTAYPLKVSSVGFDKLPEIEGKLKGIKGQYLIFTDNRVLNIRKHTGYWVSMEH, from the coding sequence ATGGAGTACGCAGGTAATTTACGCAAAATGAAAGCACATTTGACAGACCCGATAGAATATCAAATGGTCATAGGCGAGGATTTAGTGGACATGAACCCGCTGATAGGTCAGAACATTAAGTTGAGCTACAATGGTCAAATCAACTGCAAAGTGTGTGGTCGAAAAACCAAAAAATCGTTTGGGGAAGGTTTATGTTTTCCTTGTTTTCAGAATGCACCCCAAAATTCTCCTTGTATCATACGACCAGAATTGTGTGAAGGACATCTCGGAATTGGGCGTGATGTGGCTTGGGAAGAAGCAAATCATGTTCAACCTCATGTAGTCTATTTGGCATTGTCGAGTGGAGTGAAAGTGGGTGTGACTCGTGGAGAACAAGTACCGACTCGTTGGATTGACCAAGGCGCAAGTCAGGCTATTCGATTGGCAGAAACGCCTTACCGTCAATTGGCGGGAGCGATTGAAGTGGCATTGAAGGAACACCTTTCGGACAAAACGAACTGGCAACGAATGTTGAAAAATCAGGTAGCAGAAGGAGTTGATTTATTGCAGGAAAAAGCGAAAGCAAAAGCTCTTTTGAGTGAAGATTTGCAGCAATATATTTCTGAAAAAGATGATATTTTTACGCTGAATTATCCTGTGACTGCTTACCCTTTGAAGGTTTCGAGTGTAGGGTTTGACAAATTACCTGAAATTGAAGGAAAATTGAAGGGAATCAAGGGGCAATATTTGATTTTTACGGACAATCGAGTGCTTAACATTCGCAAACATACGGGATATTGGGTGAGTATGGAACATTAA